AGTCCGCGCAGCAACTGCGCCGAGAGCGCTCCCAAGACCGCCAGCGGCACCGCCAGCAAAATAATAAAGGGATCCACATAGCTCTCAAACTGAGCCGCCAACACCAGAAACACAAACACCAGACCCAGACCAAAGATAATCGGTGCTTGTCCGCCCGACTCAATCTCTTCAAGGGAAATGCCCGACCACTCGAACCCAAACCCCTGCGGCAACAGTTGGGCAGCCAACCTTTCCATGGATTGGATCGCTTGACCGGAACTGAACCCTGGCAGCGGATTACCCTGAATCTCGGTGGAACGAAAGAGGTTGAAGTGGTTAATGATGTCAGGGCCGGTGGTTTCCTCGACCTGCACCAAGGTGCTCAAGGGCAACATCTGGCCCTCGCCACCGCGTACATAAAATTGGTTGATGCTATCCGGGTTGGCCCGGAAGGGCTGATCCGCCTGCACATAGACGCGGTAGTTGCGGTTGAACAGGTCGAAGTTATTCACGTAGGTGCCCCCCAGCAGAGTTTGCAAGGTGCCAAAGATATCCGCCATCGGGATCCCTAGCAGTTGTGCCATGTTGCGATCCACCCGTACCTGGAGCTGGGGTGAGTTGGCGCTGAAGGTGGGTGGGTTAATTTGCAAACCGAGCGGGGGTTGTCCCGGTTGGGGTGGGGAGTTGCCGACAAAGAACAGGGTGTTCGCCGTTTGCTCGAGCAAATTAAAATCGTTGACCCCGCGATCCTGCAGCTGAAAGCTAAACCCACCCGAGACCCCCAAATCTGGAATGGCCGGGGGCAAAATCGGGATGACCAGCGATTTACTGATCCCTCCCAAGAAAGGCCCAAACAGTTGTCCCACAATTGCTTGAGCTGACTGATCCGGTCGCCGTCGCTCTTCCCAGGGTTTAAGGGCGGCAAAAATCAAGCCATTGCTTGCGGAAGGACCCGTAAAGCTAAAGCCCCCAACAATCGCCGTATCGCGGATTTCCGGGATCCCTTGCATAATCCCCGTCGCCTGCTGGATCACCCCATCGGTGTAGTTCAGGGAAACCCCCGGTGGTCCTTGAATGAAGGTGATGAAATAGCCCTGATCCTCATCCGGCACAAAGCCTGTGGGCACGATCTGGAACAGCCAGTAGGTCAAACCCAAGCACCCGATGAACAACGCCACTACCAACAGCCGCAACTTCACCACCCAGCCCAAGAGCCCACTGTAGGCAGCGCGGATCCCTTCTACCAAGCGATCAAACCCGCGCAACAGCCAAAACATTTGCCCAGACTGCGGGCGAATCAGAAGAGCGGATAGGGCCGGGGCCAGGGTAATGGCATTAAACGTGGATAAAGAGACCGACACGGCAATGGTGACTGCAAACTGCTGATAAATGCGGCCACTGGTACCAGGGAAAAAAGCAATCGGCAGAAACAACCCCAACAACACCAGCGTCGTCGCCAGCACCGCCCCAAACACCTCGCTCATCCCCGCCGAAGCCCCTTGCAGAGGCCGCATCCCTCGGTCGCGGATGTAGCGGGAGATATTCTCCACCACCACGATCGTGTCATCCACCACCAAGCCCGTCGCCAACGTCAGGCCGAACATTGTCAGCGTATTGATGGAGAAACCAAACAGGCGCACGAAAATAAAGGTGCCCAGCAGCGCCACCGGGATCGTGATCGTTGGGATCAGGGTGATGCGCCAATCTTGCAAAAAGATGAACAGCACCAGCACCACCAAGCCAATCGCCTGCAATAGGGTGCGAATCACCTCCCGTACCGACTCGTTGATGAACAGAGTGGCATCGAAGGGGATTTCGTAAATCAATCCCGGCGGGAAACTTTGGGCCAAATCCTCTAGGGTCTGCTTCACCCGCTCCGCTACTTCTAGGGCGTTGGCATCTGCCTGTTTGGTAATGGCGATCCCGACCGCCTCCTGACCACCAATGCGGAAGAAAGTATCGTAACTTTGGGCCCCCAGCTCCACCCGCCCGACATCGGCAATGCGGACCAAGCTGCCATCCGGGTTGGCCCTGAGAATGACTTGGGCAAATTCATCCGGTTCCGCCAGTCGCCCCACCGCCTGCACATTGATCTGAAACTGCTGATCGGGGGCACTGGGTTGGCTGCCTATTTGTCCGGCGGGCACCTGAATGTTCTGTTGGCGTACCGCGTTCACCACATCCTGGGCCGTCAACCCGTAGCTGGCCAGCCGCAAGGGATCCAACCAAATGCGCATGGCATACTTGCGATCCCCAAACACAATCACATCGCTCACGCCCCGAATGCGGCGGAGAGCATCTCGCACGTACAACTCGGCATAGTTGCTGACAAACAGCTCGTCATATTCTCCTGCCTGCGAACGGAGCGACACCACCTGAATGAAGGCACTGTCTCCCGACTTTTGCACCGTAATGCCGTTTTGGTTCACCTCTGCCGGCAACTGCCCTTGCACCTGGGAGACGCGGTTTTGGACATCGATAGCGGCGGAGTCCAGATCCCGTTCCGGGTTAAAGGTGACCGTGATTTGGCTGGTGCCGTTGCTGCTGCTCACCGAGGAGATGTAGCGCAAACCCTCCACGCCGTTGATCTCTTGCTCCAACAGATTGGTAACGGCTGTTTCTACCGTCTCGGCGTTGGCTCCCGGGTAAACCGCCGTCACCGTCACCGCCGGGGGGGCCACCTGGGGGTAGTAATCCACCGGCAAAAGGGGAATGGACACGGCCCCCACCAGCACAATAATGATGGAGCAGACAGTGGCAAAAACAGGACGGCGAATGAAAAAATCAACGAACATAGGCCAGGGATCCGCTCCAATAGGGGGTTAGCTTGTACTCGAGGATCCGCACCTTGGGATCCCCAGGAGAATTTAGGGTTGGGACGGGGATCCCTCAGGGGGTCCCCCTTGTTGCATCATCATTTGCTGGAAGATCACCTCATCCATAATCGGTGCGCCATCGCGGATTTTTTGCAGACCAGTCAGCACAATCGGCTCATTCGCCTCCAGCCCCTCCAGCACCTCGTAGCTATCGCCCTGAATGGATCCCAGTCGAACTGGCCTCTGGACAGCAACTGCCCCTGGGGGCATTCCCTCTGCTACTGGCGGGGTCGTTTCGACGGTGTAAACAAAGTTTTGCCCCGCCACCCGCGCCACCGCTGTCACCGGAACCACCAACCCCGGTCGCTCCTCCCAAATGATGCG
The sequence above is drawn from the Thermostichus vulcanus str. 'Rupite' genome and encodes:
- a CDS encoding efflux RND transporter permease subunit — encoded protein: MFVDFFIRRPVFATVCSIIIVLVGAVSIPLLPVDYYPQVAPPAVTVTAVYPGANAETVETAVTNLLEQEINGVEGLRYISSVSSSNGTSQITVTFNPERDLDSAAIDVQNRVSQVQGQLPAEVNQNGITVQKSGDSAFIQVVSLRSQAGEYDELFVSNYAELYVRDALRRIRGVSDVIVFGDRKYAMRIWLDPLRLASYGLTAQDVVNAVRQQNIQVPAGQIGSQPSAPDQQFQINVQAVGRLAEPDEFAQVILRANPDGSLVRIADVGRVELGAQSYDTFFRIGGQEAVGIAITKQADANALEVAERVKQTLEDLAQSFPPGLIYEIPFDATLFINESVREVIRTLLQAIGLVVLVLFIFLQDWRITLIPTITIPVALLGTFIFVRLFGFSINTLTMFGLTLATGLVVDDTIVVVENISRYIRDRGMRPLQGASAGMSEVFGAVLATTLVLLGLFLPIAFFPGTSGRIYQQFAVTIAVSVSLSTFNAITLAPALSALLIRPQSGQMFWLLRGFDRLVEGIRAAYSGLLGWVVKLRLLVVALFIGCLGLTYWLFQIVPTGFVPDEDQGYFITFIQGPPGVSLNYTDGVIQQATGIMQGIPEIRDTAIVGGFSFTGPSASNGLIFAALKPWEERRRPDQSAQAIVGQLFGPFLGGISKSLVIPILPPAIPDLGVSGGFSFQLQDRGVNDFNLLEQTANTLFFVGNSPPQPGQPPLGLQINPPTFSANSPQLQVRVDRNMAQLLGIPMADIFGTLQTLLGGTYVNNFDLFNRNYRVYVQADQPFRANPDSINQFYVRGGEGQMLPLSTLVQVEETTGPDIINHFNLFRSTEIQGNPLPGFSSGQAIQSMERLAAQLLPQGFGFEWSGISLEEIESGGQAPIIFGLGLVFVFLVLAAQFESYVDPFIILLAVPLAVLGALSAQLLRGLSNDIFCQVGLVMLIGLASKNSILIVEFANQLLEQGIPIFKAAVQAAETRFRAILMTALSTILGIFPLAVAVGAGAGSRQSLGTAVMGGMFVSTLLSLFVVPVLYILIKRIQTRIFGARVDLSHLAAPEDPKGLLPEETP